The DNA segment GAGATGGTGGTTGAAGGCATTAAAACCAATCAGCCGCTGCACCGCAGATTGGTGCGCGATAGCGGCTTTAAACAGGTAGACTTCACCATTCATTACCTTGAAAAGCTGATTCGGGACTGAGTCCTGCGTCGACAATGCGGAAAGCAATATGCCCTGGATACAACTAAAGATTCCGGCTGACCCAGACAACGCCGATCTACTTGAAGACGTGTTGATGGAAATGGGTGCCGATGCGGTGTCGATGGAAGACGCCGCTGACCAGCCTTTGTATGAGCCGGACCTTGGCACCACACCTTTGTGGAGCCAAACCACCGTAACCGGACTGTTTCAGTCCAGTTACGATATTAACGAGTTGTGTTCCAACATCCGCGACGCCTGGCACCAGCAAACCCAGCAGAGTCTGGCGGACATAGACGTAACGTTGGTTGAAGATAAAGACTGGGCACGGGTCTGGATGGACGACTTCCACCCGCTGCGCTTTGGCGAACGTTTGTGGATAGTACCCAGCTGGCACGACGCGCCTGATCCAGACGCAGCCAATTTGTTGCTCGACCCGGGCCTGGCGTTTGGTACCGGCACTCACGACACGACGGCCCTGTGCCTGCAGTGGCTAGACGGCGCTGATGTACAGGGCAAACAGGTGATCGATTATGGCTGTGGCTCCGGCATTTTAGGCCTGGCCGCATTGTTGCTGGGTGCAGACCATGTAATGGGAGTCGACACCGACCCTCAGGCGCTGGAAGCCAGCCGTGAAAACGCCCGCCGCAACGACGTGGACGAAAGCAGACTGTCTTTATATCTGCCAAAAGACGAACCCGACGCCTTGGCCGACATTACACTCGCCAATATTCTGGCTCAACCACTGATCGGACTGGCGCCACACCTGGCAGCGAAAACCCGCCCAGGCGGCGACATTGTGCTGTCTGGCATCCTCAACCATCAGGCCCGCGATGTGATGGTGGCTTATGAGCCCTGGTTTATTATGGATGAACCAGAACAGCAGGGTGAATGGATACGGCTCACAGGGCGACGACACCGTTGATAGCGCCACAATTGCTTAAGCAGTAAGGCCAAAGATCTAGACGATCGTGCATTCAGTTTCTTTGTATTCAAGGATTTAGAATGGCTTCCAGCAACCTTCAAACTCAGTGTCCCCACTGCCAGACGCGTTTCCGGGTAACCGAGGAGCAACTGGAGGTTGCCAAGGGGCGAGTGCGCTGCGGCAGCTGCATGAAGATTTTTAATGCCTTTGAAAATCGCATCAAAGAGCCGAAGCCTGTTATTACAGCACCCCCGGAGCCAGCTATCAATCCGGATCCGGACGACGATCTGGTGTTTGCGGACAACCCGGAAGAAGATGCAGCCCACGGTGCTTACATTAAATCCGACATGACGTTTTCCGAAGACGAACTCAGCGACAGTTTTCGCTCCATGGATCGGAGTGTTTACAGCGATGACCGCGACAGCAGCAGCGACATAAACGTGAATTCGGACGAAAGCTGGGCCCAAGCCATTTTGAATGAAGCCAGCCGTCCCGACAGCCCAAGACGCCCCGCCCCGCTGGGTAAAGCAGCCCATCCCGTCGAAGCAGCGCCGACCAAGAATCAACCACCCGCTGAAGATTCGGATATTGAAACGCAAGGCCTGGCGCAACCCAGCAACGGCTGGCCGTTGCCGTCCGAACATCAGATTTACGCCGAGAGTGGCGCCCGACCGCAGCACACGCTTTACAGCAATCTTCGCCAAGAACCCATTCCAGTTCAGCGCAATCACGGCGGAAAAATCCGGGCGCTGGCCTGGTCACTGATTGTTTTGGCCATTCTGGGGGTGATCGCCTCACAGTTGGTTTGGGTTCAGTTTGACAAATTCTCCAAAATTCCCCAGCTACGCCCTTTTTACGATAAGGGCTGCGAACTCGCCGGTTGCACGTTGCCACCGCTGATAGACATGAGTGCTATAGACAGCCGCAAACTGGTGGTAAAAACCAACCCTGCTAACCGCAGCGAACTGGTAGTAGACGCTGTAATTATCAACCGTGCCGCCTTCGCACAGCCATTTCCAGCCATTGTTTTGACCTTCGCAGATTTGAACGGGCAAGAAGTTACACAACGTGTATTCAGCCCTGCAGATTACCTGGCAGATCAGGGCGGACAGTTGCGGGAAATGCCGCCGCAGACTCCGGTACGTATAGCCATCGCTATTCAGGACCCGGGACAAACGGCGGTCAGCTACAACATCGACTTCCGCTCACAGGCCGAGTAGTCCAGCGCGAGCCCGCTGAACTATCTCAATTTGTAATCTTTCGCCAAGCTCACAAAAGTCAACCAAAAAGCACGAAAAATAATCAGATTTTTCACGACTTTGCCTCTTCAATCGTGGCCGCACCAGCGGTATCATTAGCGCCCTCCGGAATGCGGCCGTTCAATTATTGAACAGTTCACCGATATTCAGGCCTTGCGTTAACTTCCGTAACACGGATTCAGATCATGCTGCCAACGGCAAAAATCGGGCCGTATACCTTGCCCAATCCGCTGATTGTTGCGCCCATGGCCGGTGTAACAGACCGGCCTTTTCGGTTGCTGTGTCGGCGTATGGGCGCAGGACTAGCCGTTTCGGAAATGGTGATTGCTGATAGCAAAATGTGGCACACCCGGAAATCTCGCAGCCGTCTGAATCATCAAGGTGAGCCCGAGCCCCGCTCGGTGCAGATTGCCGGCGGAGATCCGCAGATGCTAGCGCAAGCGGCTCGTATGAACGCTGCGTCTGGGGCCCAGATCATCGACATCAATATGGGTTGTCCGGCCAAAAAAGTGTGCAATAAGGCGGCCGGCTCTGCACTGATGAAAGACGAAGCTCTGGTGCTGCAGATTCTGAAGGCGGTGGTAGCCGCTGTAGACATACCGGTGACCCTAAAAATGCGAACCGGTTGGGATGAAGGCCACCGCAACGCGCCGATTATTGCACGCATGGCGGAAGAAGCCGGTATTCAGGCGCTGGCCATTCATGGCCGCACCCGCACCGACAAATACACGGGCAATGCCGAGTACGACACCATTGCCCGAGTTAAGTCCGACGTTGGCATTCCGGTATTCGCCAACGGCGACATCACCAGCCCGGAAAAAGCGCGCGACGTGCTCCAATACACCGGAGCCGATGGCCTGCTGATTGGCCGTGCGGCTCAGGGCCAGCCTTGGATTTTTCGGGAAATCCTGCATTTTCTGGAAACAGGCGAACACATGAAGCCGCCACCGCTGAATGAAGTGGAAACGATACTGAGCGAGCACCTGCTGGCACTGCACGATTTTTATGGAGAAACCATGGGTGTACGCATTGCTCGCAAACATGTGGGCTGGTATTTGCAAAGCCACGACCAAGACAAACGCTTCCGGCAAAGCTTTAACGCCATAGACAACGCGTTGGAGCAGCACGACAGCATTCAACAGTATTTCGCAAGCTTACGAAATGAAGAGGTATTCGCAGCATGAAAGCTGAAACTTTGGCAAACGACACCCTAAACGCATCCGCCAATGATGACATTCACCAGCTGCAAACGGCTGGCACCAGCGGTAACTCAGTCACTCTGCGTGACAGCGTGGAAATTGCACTGACCAACTACTTTACCCAGCTTGATGGCGCTCCGGTAACCGAGGTTTATCAATTGGTGCTGTCAGAAGTAGAAGCTCCACTGCTAGAACAGGTGATGAAGTACACCCGCAACAACCAGACCAAAGCGTCCACCATGCTAGGCCTGAACCGCGGCACCCTGCGCAAGAAGCTTAAGCAATACGATCTGCTTTAAACCCGACATCCGATCCGGAAGAAAGTGACCCATGGCAAATCAGGCAAATACTCCCGTTCGTCGTGCGCTGATCAGTGTCAGTGACAAAACCGGCATTGTTGAATTTGGTCGCGCGCTCAGCGAGCTTGGCATAGAACTGCTGTCCACCGGCGGCACCTTTCGTGTGCTCAAGGACAACAACGTCGCCGTTACCGAGGTGTCTGACTACACCGGTTTCCCGGAGATGATGGATGGCCGGGTGAAAACCCTGCACCCGAAAATTCACGGTGGCGTTTTGGGCCGCCGTGGCACCGACGACGCCGTCATGGCCGAACACGGCATAGACCCCATCGACATGGTGGTGGTGAATCTCTATCCGTTTGAAGACACCATCGCCAATCCGGATTGCGACTTGGCGACAGCCATTGAAAACATCGACATTGGCGGCCCCACCATGGTTCGCGCGGCAGCCAAGAACCACAAAGATGTGGCGATAGTGGTGAATACCCGCGATTACAGCCGGGTATTGAAAGAACTGGAAAGTAACGATGGCGAACTAACCTTTGCTACGCGTTTTGACCTGGCCGTAAAAGCATTTGAGCACACCGCCGGCTACGACGGTGCTATCGCTAACTATTTGGGTGGGCGCACCGCCGATAACGACAATGCCGAATTCCCGCGCACCTTCAACGCCCAGTTTGTGAAAGTGCAGGACATGCGCTACGGCGAAAACCCGCACCAGCGCGCCGCATTCTACGCCGAGCGCAATCCGAAAGAAGCCTGTGTGGCGACCGCTACCCAGCTCCAGGGTAAAGCGTTGTCGTACAACAACGTGGCCGACACCGACGCCGCGCTTGAGTGTGTAAAACCCTTCGCCGACCCGGCTTGCGTGATCGTCAAACACGCCAATCCCTGTGGTGTAGCCATTGGCGCCGACATTCTGCAAGCTTACGAGCTGGCCTATGCAACGGATCCCACCTCGGCGTTTGGCGGCATCATAGCCTTCAACCGCGAGCTGGACGCAGCGACCGCCAAGGCCATTATTGATCGCCAGTTTGTGGAAGTGATCATCGCTCCCAGTATCAGCGCCGAAGCAGTAGAACTGATAGCCGCCAAGAAAAACCTGCGTTTGCTGGCCTGCGGCGAATTTGACGGTGAGCGCGCCCCGGCATTGGATTACAAGCGCGTGACCGGTGGCTTACTGGTGCAAGAACGTGACCTGGGCATGGTTGCCATGCGTGATGTGAAAGTGGTCACCCAACGCCAGCCCAGCGAGGAAGAACTGAACGATTTACTGTTTGCCTGGGAAGTGGCCAAATACGTCAAATCCAACGCCATTGTGTACGCGAGAGCAGGCCGCACCATTGGCGTGGGCGCAGGCCAGATGAGCCGCGTGTACAGCGCCAGGATTGCCGGTATCAAAGCCGCCGATGAAGGCTTGGAAGTAAAAGGCTCGGTCATGTCGTCTGACGCCTTCTTCCCGTTCCGCGACGGTATTGATGCCGCCGCCGCTGCCGGTATTACCGCGGTGATCCAACCCGGTGGTTCCATGCGTGATCAGGAAGTGATCGACGCCGCCAACGAGCACGGCATTGCTATGGTGTTCACTGGCATGCGCCATTTCCGCCATTAACCCGCAGAGACCGCATCATGAATATTCTGATTATTGGCAATGGCGGGCGCGAACACGCCCTGGCGTGGAAAGCCGCGCAGTCGGAACTGGCCGATACCGTGTTCGTAGCGCCCGGTAACGCCGGCACCGCCATCGAAGCCGGTGTCGAAAACGTCGCCATCGATGTGATGGATTTGAACGGCTTGGCTGATTTCGCTGCCCGCAATAACGTTGGCCTGACCATCGTGGGGCCCGAGGCACCACTGGTTGCCGGTGTTGTAGACTTGTTTGAAGAGCGTGGCCTGAGAGTGTTTGGCCCCAGCGCCGGCGCTGCACAGCTAGAAGGCTCAAAAGCCTTTACCAAAGACTTTCTGGCGCGCCAGAAAATCCCTACCGGTTCCTACGGCAACTTTACCGACGTTGATGAAGCATTGGCCTACGTGCGCCAGCAAGGTGCGCCTATTGTGGTCAAAGCTGACGGCCTGGCTGCGGGTAAAGGCGTGATTGTGGCCATGACTCTGGCCGAAGCGGAAGACGCCGTCCGCGATATGCTGGCGGGCAACGCGTTTGGCGACGCTGGCAGTCGCGTGGTTGTTGAAGAATTTCTGGACGGCGAAGAGGCCAGCTTCATCGTTATGGTCGACGGCGACAACGTGCTGGCCATGGCTACCTCGCAAGACCATAAGCGCGTGGGCGATGGCGACACCGGTCCCAACACCGGTGGCATGGGTGCTTATTCCCCTGCCCCGGTGGTGACCCCCAACGTGCACCAACGCATTATGGATGAGGTGATCTACCCAACCGTGCGCGGCATGAAAGCCGAGGGCCACCCCTACAAAGGTTTCCTTTATGCCGGCCTGATGATCGATTCTGCCGGTGCTCCCAAAGTGATCGAATTCAACTGCCGCTTTGGCGATCCGGAAACTCAGCCCATCATGCTGCGCATGCAGTCTGATTTGGTGGCTCTGTGTCAGGCCGCGATTGACGGCAAACTTGACCAGTGCAGCTCTGATTGGGACCCCCGGGCCGCCGTGGGTGTTGTTCTGGCGGCAGGGGGTTATCCCGGCAGCTACAGCAAAGGCGATGCTATCTCTGGCCTGTCGGAAACCGAAACCGAGGGCGAAAAAGCGTTCCACGCCGGCACAAAACTGGATGGCAACCGGGTGGTCACCAGCGGTGGCCGGGTGCTCTGCGCAACCGCACTGGGCAATACCGTGACCGAAGCCCAACAACGGGCTTACAAGCTGGCCAGACAAATACGCTGGAACGGTGCATTTTACCGCAAAGACATTGCGTATCGGGCCATAGCCCGCGAGCAGGCGTAGTGCGATATCCTAAGCAAAAGCCCGGTCGTTGACCGGGCTTTTTTATGGGGTAACATAAATTCACTTGCCTGCCCCATCACACAAACAGCCTGGAACTGCTCAAATGCTGCAAAAGTCACCCTGTACCGTCTTTTTCTTGCTCTTATCCATTGTGCTTTTAAGCGCATGCTCCCGCCAGGACATATACCAAAAGGCTATCGGCTTCGAGCGTTCCGCCGCCGGACTTGAGGCCGCCAGCATCACCTTGGGCGAACTGGACATTGCGTACCTGCGAAACGCAGACATGAACAGCGGTGATACCATCGTGATGGTTCATGGTTTCGGTGCCAACAAAGATAACTGGACCCGCATGGCCCGGGAGCTCACCGATAAATTCAACGTTTATGCCATAGACCTTCCGGGCCACGGCGAAAGCAGCAAGCCGCTGGATCTCGGTTATCGGCTGGACCAGCAAGTGGCTCATCTTGCCCGTATTCTTCAGGCTCTGGACATTGCCGAGATGCACATGATGGGCAACTCCATGGGCGGCGCCATTACGGCTTTGTATGCTGCCGCTTATCCGGAACAGATCAAAACCGCCGTACTGTTCGACCCGGCTGGTATTCTTGAGTACGAGAGCGAGCTGTTTGATTTAGTCGTCGCTGGTGACAATCCGCTTATCCCCTCAAAACCCGGCGATTTCGAGCGCCTGATGGATTTCGCGCTTGAGAAAAAGCCATTTATTCCCTGGCCCGTTCTTGGGGTTATGGAAGACCAGGCTCTTGCCAATCAGACCGTAAATAAAGTGATTTTTGCCGCCATCCGGGACGCTGGATTCGAGACAGATTTCCGCAGTATCGTCAGCCGCATCAAAGCCCCGGTGCTGGTCGTCTGGGGCAAGGAAGACCGTGTGATTAACTACCGTAACGGCGAAGTCTTTGTGGACATCATTCCGGGTGCACGACTGGAGGTATTAGACGGGGTTGGTCACGTGCCCATGATTGAAGCACCGGAGGAGTCAGCTCGTCTGTTCCTGGAGTTTGCCAAATCACATGCTCCAAAAGCCGGGTAACACCAACAGCCACGGGGCTCTGTTGTTATCGGCTTCAACGACCGGGAGAAACAAGGTAGCCTTATAGTGATAATAATCCGTTTTCCCTGAAAGAACCTCTCATGCCTGAAGCTGTATGGATTTCCTTTGCATTTTGTCTTGGCCTGCTGGTCAAGGTGGTTCATTTACCACCCCTGGTGGGTTATCTGGCGGCCGGTTTCACACTCAGCGCACTAACGGCGTTCCCGGGTTCCAATATCTCTGCCGAGCCCACCGAAGTATTAGGCCACATTGCCCACCTGGGCGTGTTACTGATGCTGTTTACGGTGGGCTTGAAGTTGAAATTCAAGACCATCATCAGCCCCGAGGTTATTGGCGGTAGCCTGCTGCACTTTGGCATAACCTGCTTTGTGTTCACTCCCGGGTTGTATCTAATTTTGGATATTACCTGGTACGTTGCCTTCATGCTGGCGGCGGCACTGTCGTTTTCATCCACTATTCTGGTCGCTAAAGTGCTGGATAGTAAGCGCGAGTTACGCGCATTCCATGGCCGCGTAGCCATCGGTATTCTGGTTATGCAAGACCTGATCGCACTGGTCGTAATGAGCCTGGCTGCGGGGAAAACGCCGTCGGAATGGGCCTTGATTGTGTTCGGCCTGCCGCTATTGCGACCATTGCTGTTCCGCCTGTTGGATGCCAGCGGCCACGATGAACTACTGGTGCTGTTGGGCATGCTTTTAGCACTGGTATTGGGCGGCTTGGGCTTTGAAGCCTTGGGCCTGAGCTCCGAGCTTGGTGCCTTGCTGTTTGGTGCGGTGCTGGCCAATCACCCACGCAGTCAGGAGCTGGCCAAATCTCTGTGGAGTGTGAAAGAAATATTCCTGGTTGGGTTTTTCCTGCAAATCGGCATTGGCGGGCTGCCAGACGCCCATTCACTAATGTTTGCATTGGCTGCCAGCCTGATTCTACCGTTGAAAGGAATACTGTTTTTCTTCCTCATGATTCTGTTCCGCCTGCGTGCGCGCAGCAGTTTTCTAACGTCGTTGGCGCTGACCAACTACAGCGAATTCGGCCTGATTGTGGCCAGCATTGCGCTGCCCCAATGGATGGTGCCGTTGGCCATCAGCGTGGCGCTGTCGTTTGTCATTTCAGCGCCCCTGAATCGCATCGCTCACAGCCTTTACGAGCGCTTTGCCAGCCGCCTGGAATGCTACGAAACCAATAACCATCACCCAGACGAACAACCCTTGGCGCTGTCTGACGCCAAGGTTCTCATCCTGGGTATGGGGCGCACCGGTACCGCCGCTTACGACTGGCTGATCGAAACCGAACCGACCCTGGTCGGGCTGGATTCTGACCCCAACAAAATCACCCAACACGGCGTGGCCGGGCGCAATGTGGTGTTTGCCGACGCTGAAGACACCACCTTCTGGAGCAATCTGCATATGCCCCAGGTGCATTCAGTAATTCTCGCCATGGCCGACATTGAAGGCAAACTGATTGCCGCCCGCATGCTGCGGCGCATGGGTTTCACCGGCTACATTGTGGCCCACACCATGTTCCAGGACGAAGCTCACCAAATACGTGAAGCCGGCGCCGACGACGCCTACCTGACCATGAGCGAAACCGGTGTAGCCCTGGCAAGCCACATCATAGAGCGGGAAGCCTCGGAGCCAGATATTGCTCTGAAACCGTTAGGCCGCGGATAAGCCAGCGACGAGTGCGGAGCTGACCCTGGCTGCCCATTTAAGCTCTACTGTAGCCTGATAAAAGCAGTCACGCCCACACCCACATGATCATCGGCACCGCTACCACCGTCACTATGATCGATAACGGCAAACCCAGGCGCCAGTAGTCACCAAACTGATAGCCGCCGGGCTCCATCACCAGTGCGTTAGACCGGTGGCCAATGGGTGTCATGAAGGCGGATGAGGCCCCCATGGCTACCGCCATCAACACCGCGTCGGTAGGCACGTTTAGCGATGTTGCCAGGCTCAAAGCGACCGGCGCCAGCATCGACACCACATCAAACCGCAGTCGATTCCAGATAAACAGCGCCAGCGTAATGCCCAATACCGTAAACACAATGCCTTGATCCAGATTCAATCGCCCTGCTCCTGCCTGAACACGCTGTTTCTATTAGCATAGAACAAGACCTCAACCTTGATCCGGCGCCACAAAAAAACCCGCACCTGGCGAACCAGTGTGCGGGTTTTTAAATCCCGGAAAAGGGAGTTGCGGCGTCCGTGCCGCGTCAGATCAGCCTGTTAACCAAACTGATTCATGGTGTTGTCTTTACCACCGGCTTTCAACGCGGCGTCGCCAGCGAAAAATTCTTTGTGGTCGTCACCAATGTTAGAGCCGGCCATGTCCTGGTGCTTAACAGTGGCGATACCCTGGCGGATTTCCTTGCGCTGAACACCGGCCACATAGGCCAGCATGCCTTCGGCACCGAAGTAACCTTTGGCCAGATTGTCGGTAGACAGGGCTGCCGTGTGATAAGTCGGCAGCGTGATCAGGTGGTGAAATACACCGGCTTCGCGAGCGGCATCGCGCTGGAAGTCAGCCGTCCACTGATCGGCCAGCTTGCCCAAGTCGGTGCTGTCGTATTCTTCGCTCATCAGCGCAGCACGCTCGTAGCCCGATACGTCTTTGCCTTCTTCTTTCCAGGAATCGAACACCTGCTGGCGGAAACTCAGGGTCCAGTTGAACGACGGGCTGTTGTTGTAAACCAGCTTGGCGTTAGGAACCACTTCCTTGATGCGGTTAACCATCGCTGCGATCTGGCCAACGTGAGGCTTCTCGGTTTCGATCCACAGCATGTCAGCGCCGTTCTGCAGGCTGGTGATGCAATCCAGAATAACCCGGTCTTCGCCACTACCTGCCTTGAACTGGAACAAACCAGACGCCAGGCGCTTGGGCTTGACTAGCTGACCGTTTTGCTTGATCACCACGTCGCCGTTATTAATGTCTTCGGCTTTGGCAATCACCTCACCGTCGATAAAGCTGTTGTACTGGTCGCCCAGGTCACCCGGCTCTTCAGTAACAGCAATCTTCTGAGTCAGGCCAGCGCCCAAAGAGTCAGTACGCGCAACAATCACGCCGTCATCCACACCCAGTTCCAGGAAGGCCAAACGCACAGCGTTTATCTTGGCCAGGAAGTCAGCGTGGGGAACGGTTACTTTGCCATCTTGGTGGCCGCACTGCTTCTCGTCCGATACCTGGTTTTCGATCTGGATACAGCAGGCACCGGCTTCAATCATCTGCCTGGCCAGCAGGTAAGTAGCTTCGGCGTTACCAAAACCGGCATCGATGTCGGCAATAATCGGCACAATGTGAGTCTGGTGGTTATCAATCTGGCTTATCAACTGCTCAGCCTTGGCGTCGTCGCCGGCGTTCTGAGCTTCTTCTAAATCGCGGAACAGATGGTTCAGCTCCCAGGAATCAGCTTGGCGCAGAAAGGTGTACAACTCGCCAATCAGGCTGGATACGGCGGTTTTCTCGTGCATAGACTGGTCTGGCAGCGGGCCGAACTCTGAACGCAGGGCGGCAACCATCCAACCGGACAGGTACAAGTAACGGCGTGAGGTATCGCCGAAGTGCTTCTTGATGGAAATCATCTTCTGCTGGCCGATAAAACCGTGCCAGCAACCCAAAGACTGGGTGTATTGAGAGGTATCGTTATCGTAGTTCGCCATGTCTTCGCGCATAATCTTGGCGGTGTACTTGGCGATATCCAGACCGGTCTGAAATTTGTTCTGGGCGCGCATACGGGCCGCGTGCTCAGGCTTGATGGCGTTCCAGGTAGGATTCTGTTTCAACAGAGTGGTAAGGGCATCAACGTCTTTTGAGTAGGGCATGGTTCATTCCTTTGTACGTCAGTTTTTTCAAGGGCGTCGAATTTAAATCCAATTCTTCCCGGACATTGGCGACTACTTTAATGCCTCTCACCGCATAACTGAAATTTATATAATCTATATTCAGCATTTTTTTTGTGAATGGTTTGGCAGCATCAAAACCGGATGTCAACCGTTTACAAATCCACAGCAGACAGCCTCGGTGATGACGGTAAGTATTAATCAGATACCTGGTCTGTTAAACACAAAATCACCAACCGGTCTCCAGGCTTAACATCAAGATAATCCCGCCTCGGCGGGTTTAGCCTCAGATGCCGACCCTTGGCATCCGCCTGGCTTCGATAGATGCCAAGCGCTATTTCGCCCTCTTTCGCCAACGTTCGTTCCAGCAACTGAAAATCAACGCTAGCCGGAAGCGTGTAATCGCCCGGGTCCCGAAATTGAATTTCCGCACCACCCACCGTGAAGAGCTCATCCAAGACCACTCGCAACTCTCGCCTCAGGGCCACCTGAGCCAGAACATGGCTGAGTATCATCGGGCTGATCAACATTTCGCTGCCGTGGTTGTACAGCAAATGGCTGTTGTCCGGATCGCTCAGTTCCATGATCAACTGCGGACGCCGTAGTTGATCCGCCAGTACATCTTCCAATTGTAAATAACCCACCATGGTGCGGGCGTCAGCTTCTTCGCCGGAGGCAAGGCGATCGCTGCTCAGCAGCATCACTGTGTCGTAGGCCGCTGGCTGCAATTGG comes from the Marinobacter psychrophilus genome and includes:
- the prmA gene encoding 50S ribosomal protein L11 methyltransferase, with amino-acid sequence MPWIQLKIPADPDNADLLEDVLMEMGADAVSMEDAADQPLYEPDLGTTPLWSQTTVTGLFQSSYDINELCSNIRDAWHQQTQQSLADIDVTLVEDKDWARVWMDDFHPLRFGERLWIVPSWHDAPDPDAANLLLDPGLAFGTGTHDTTALCLQWLDGADVQGKQVIDYGCGSGILGLAALLLGADHVMGVDTDPQALEASRENARRNDVDESRLSLYLPKDEPDALADITLANILAQPLIGLAPHLAAKTRPGGDIVLSGILNHQARDVMVAYEPWFIMDEPEQQGEWIRLTGRRHR
- a CDS encoding DUF3426 domain-containing protein codes for the protein MASSNLQTQCPHCQTRFRVTEEQLEVAKGRVRCGSCMKIFNAFENRIKEPKPVITAPPEPAINPDPDDDLVFADNPEEDAAHGAYIKSDMTFSEDELSDSFRSMDRSVYSDDRDSSSDINVNSDESWAQAILNEASRPDSPRRPAPLGKAAHPVEAAPTKNQPPAEDSDIETQGLAQPSNGWPLPSEHQIYAESGARPQHTLYSNLRQEPIPVQRNHGGKIRALAWSLIVLAILGVIASQLVWVQFDKFSKIPQLRPFYDKGCELAGCTLPPLIDMSAIDSRKLVVKTNPANRSELVVDAVIINRAAFAQPFPAIVLTFADLNGQEVTQRVFSPADYLADQGGQLREMPPQTPVRIAIAIQDPGQTAVSYNIDFRSQAE
- the dusB gene encoding tRNA dihydrouridine synthase DusB, coding for MLPTAKIGPYTLPNPLIVAPMAGVTDRPFRLLCRRMGAGLAVSEMVIADSKMWHTRKSRSRLNHQGEPEPRSVQIAGGDPQMLAQAARMNAASGAQIIDINMGCPAKKVCNKAAGSALMKDEALVLQILKAVVAAVDIPVTLKMRTGWDEGHRNAPIIARMAEEAGIQALAIHGRTRTDKYTGNAEYDTIARVKSDVGIPVFANGDITSPEKARDVLQYTGADGLLIGRAAQGQPWIFREILHFLETGEHMKPPPLNEVETILSEHLLALHDFYGETMGVRIARKHVGWYLQSHDQDKRFRQSFNAIDNALEQHDSIQQYFASLRNEEVFAA
- the fis gene encoding DNA-binding transcriptional regulator Fis, coding for MKAETLANDTLNASANDDIHQLQTAGTSGNSVTLRDSVEIALTNYFTQLDGAPVTEVYQLVLSEVEAPLLEQVMKYTRNNQTKASTMLGLNRGTLRKKLKQYDLL
- the purH gene encoding bifunctional phosphoribosylaminoimidazolecarboxamide formyltransferase/IMP cyclohydrolase, which translates into the protein MANQANTPVRRALISVSDKTGIVEFGRALSELGIELLSTGGTFRVLKDNNVAVTEVSDYTGFPEMMDGRVKTLHPKIHGGVLGRRGTDDAVMAEHGIDPIDMVVVNLYPFEDTIANPDCDLATAIENIDIGGPTMVRAAAKNHKDVAIVVNTRDYSRVLKELESNDGELTFATRFDLAVKAFEHTAGYDGAIANYLGGRTADNDNAEFPRTFNAQFVKVQDMRYGENPHQRAAFYAERNPKEACVATATQLQGKALSYNNVADTDAALECVKPFADPACVIVKHANPCGVAIGADILQAYELAYATDPTSAFGGIIAFNRELDAATAKAIIDRQFVEVIIAPSISAEAVELIAAKKNLRLLACGEFDGERAPALDYKRVTGGLLVQERDLGMVAMRDVKVVTQRQPSEEELNDLLFAWEVAKYVKSNAIVYARAGRTIGVGAGQMSRVYSARIAGIKAADEGLEVKGSVMSSDAFFPFRDGIDAAAAAGITAVIQPGGSMRDQEVIDAANEHGIAMVFTGMRHFRH
- the purD gene encoding phosphoribosylamine--glycine ligase; this translates as MNILIIGNGGREHALAWKAAQSELADTVFVAPGNAGTAIEAGVENVAIDVMDLNGLADFAARNNVGLTIVGPEAPLVAGVVDLFEERGLRVFGPSAGAAQLEGSKAFTKDFLARQKIPTGSYGNFTDVDEALAYVRQQGAPIVVKADGLAAGKGVIVAMTLAEAEDAVRDMLAGNAFGDAGSRVVVEEFLDGEEASFIVMVDGDNVLAMATSQDHKRVGDGDTGPNTGGMGAYSPAPVVTPNVHQRIMDEVIYPTVRGMKAEGHPYKGFLYAGLMIDSAGAPKVIEFNCRFGDPETQPIMLRMQSDLVALCQAAIDGKLDQCSSDWDPRAAVGVVLAAGGYPGSYSKGDAISGLSETETEGEKAFHAGTKLDGNRVVTSGGRVLCATALGNTVTEAQQRAYKLARQIRWNGAFYRKDIAYRAIAREQA
- a CDS encoding alpha/beta fold hydrolase, with product MLQKSPCTVFFLLLSIVLLSACSRQDIYQKAIGFERSAAGLEAASITLGELDIAYLRNADMNSGDTIVMVHGFGANKDNWTRMARELTDKFNVYAIDLPGHGESSKPLDLGYRLDQQVAHLARILQALDIAEMHMMGNSMGGAITALYAAAYPEQIKTAVLFDPAGILEYESELFDLVVAGDNPLIPSKPGDFERLMDFALEKKPFIPWPVLGVMEDQALANQTVNKVIFAAIRDAGFETDFRSIVSRIKAPVLVVWGKEDRVINYRNGEVFVDIIPGARLEVLDGVGHVPMIEAPEESARLFLEFAKSHAPKAG
- a CDS encoding cation:proton antiporter family protein → MPEAVWISFAFCLGLLVKVVHLPPLVGYLAAGFTLSALTAFPGSNISAEPTEVLGHIAHLGVLLMLFTVGLKLKFKTIISPEVIGGSLLHFGITCFVFTPGLYLILDITWYVAFMLAAALSFSSTILVAKVLDSKRELRAFHGRVAIGILVMQDLIALVVMSLAAGKTPSEWALIVFGLPLLRPLLFRLLDASGHDELLVLLGMLLALVLGGLGFEALGLSSELGALLFGAVLANHPRSQELAKSLWSVKEIFLVGFFLQIGIGGLPDAHSLMFALAASLILPLKGILFFFLMILFRLRARSSFLTSLALTNYSEFGLIVASIALPQWMVPLAISVALSFVISAPLNRIAHSLYERFASRLECYETNNHHPDEQPLALSDAKVLILGMGRTGTAAYDWLIETEPTLVGLDSDPNKITQHGVAGRNVVFADAEDTTFWSNLHMPQVHSVILAMADIEGKLIAARMLRRMGFTGYIVAHTMFQDEAHQIREAGADDAYLTMSETGVALASHIIEREASEPDIALKPLGRG
- a CDS encoding anion permease gives rise to the protein MFTVLGITLALFIWNRLRFDVVSMLAPVALSLATSLNVPTDAVLMAVAMGASSAFMTPIGHRSNALVMEPGGYQFGDYWRLGLPLSIIVTVVAVPMIMWVWA